The region CGCGATCGGCGACGATGCGGTTGAAGAAATTTTTTATCTGGCAGCTCAAAGCAACTATCGCAATTGGAAAGTGATTCTTTCCCCTGTCGATTTCAGAAAAGTCGTTTCCGCACCGGAACCCAAAGTGATCAAACCCTGGATTCCGAAACTGTATGAAGAACTTGCGCAAACTACGAAAGAACTGCCCCTTAAGTAATCACTTCTGTACGGTCGTCGACTCGTCCCACCAACGTGTACTCAGATAGTGATCATTGATTGTCACCACTTCGCCTATTTTTGGCGTTACCAAAGTCATTCCATTTTGTTCCGCCGCAAGAGTCAGCTTTTCCAACGGTTCGCGCCAAGAGTGCAAAGCTAAGGTGAACATTCCCCAGTGAATTGGAAAGTATCGTTTCGCATTCAAATCTTTAAATGCAGCGACGGACTCTTCAGGAAGCATGTGAACTTCCCGCCATTTTTCATTGTATTGCCCACTTTCTACAAAAGCGATATCAAAGGGTCCCAACTTCTCTCCAATTTCCTTGAAGTGGATATCATAACCAGAGTCGCCACTAAAGAACACATTGTGTCTGTGACTTTTAATCACCCAAGAAGCCCACAAAGATTTATTCTGATTCCAAAATCCCCGACCCGAAAAATGTTGGGCAGGAGTTGCAATGAAAGTGATGTCCTCTAGTTTTGCAGTCTGCCACCAATCAAGTTCCTGAATTCTGTCAGAAGAAATTCCCCACCCCTTAAGGTGAGCTCCCACTCCGAGGGGGACCAAAAATTTTGTCGATTTATTTTTAAAAAACTTTATTGAATCCGTATCTAGATGGTCATAGTGATCATGACTGATCACCACCACATCAATGGGAGGAAGCTCATTGAGTTCGACAACGGGGTCTTGAAAACGCTTCATCAAAAATCCTAAGGGACCTGTTGATTTAGATAATACCGGATCAATTAAGATCATTTTACCATCAAAATTCAAAAGGACTGTCGAATGCCCAAACCACGCAACCTTCATCTCTGGGCTGGGTTTAACAAACTCCACAAAATCAGGCTTTGTTTCGGGCAGTTTCTTTTTGGGAGTTCTCTCCTCGCCATTTCCGAAAATAAATTCTTTAAAAGTCGCAAAATTCATGGAACGCTCACGCATTTCCTTTAGAATATCAGGCCGACGGTTTACAAATGTTTCTGCTTTTGCATCGAAGTGTGCCGACGTCTTAAAAGACTCGTTATTTTCCTTTGAGGGCAAGGTTCCAAATGACGAACATCCCGAAATCATAAATACTCCCATTCCCACTAAACCAACTACCATTAAAACCAGTTTAAGCATGGTGATAACTCCCATAGTCCCTATTATATGCACTTTTTGAGTTTTGTCTGGAAAAAATTGAAAAGAAACCGACCAGATGGTATGTTTAGAACAGAAACGTATTAATTAAGGATTTTATGAAGTCTGCTTACCAACGTAAAAAACAACCCGCATTGGTCAAAGAAGAAATTCTAAAAGCCACCCTGGCTCTGGCTCAAAAAAAGGGCCTTGCCGCGATCACTGTTCAGGCTGTCGCGAAACTTGCGGGCATCACGAAAGGTGGACTGCTGCACCATTACCCTTCAAAGCAGGCCTTAATAAAAGGCGTGTTTGACACGCTGATGACGGAAATGGACCAGGAGATTGACGCCCTTATTGAAAAAGACCCATCTCCTTTTGGACGCTTTACAAGAGCCTATGTAGAACTGTGCTTTGATGAAGAATGCTTGGAAGAGACATCAGCTTGGCCAGCCCTTTGTGTGTCTATTTTGGTGGAACCACGGCTTAAGAAAATGTGGCGCAGCTGGATGGAAAAACGTTTAAAGCAGCACAAATCAACGGATTCAGCACTTGAACTGGAAATTGTGCGAAGGGCCGCCGACGGCGTTTGGTTTAATCACATCAGCGACACCCCGTCGACAAAACAATACAACAAGAAGCTCAAAACAGCTTTGTTACGCAAGACTTATAAACCAGGGGCATAAACCATCATTTCGTCCCCTCCCAAGCCGAGACATGTTTGATATCTTTCATGATCACGGTTGCCGCGCGGCCGAACTGACGACATGCTGCTGAGGAATCCACAATACGATACGTGATTTTAAGATTCCAGATGTCTTGGCGCTCCCAGTACACGCGGTCATATTTACAGATTGTTCCATTCAAATAAACTGACGCGTTTTCCGCAAACTCCAGACCTTTGGAATTGGTCGTGAATAGGCGACAAGATTTGAGCTCGCACAACTTCGTATGATCTTTATCAGTATAAAAAACCTTTGGTTCGATCTCATCAGAAACAACGCTGGTGACTTGATCCAATTGGAAGGAGCCAGCGGCGATAGCCTTACAATCATTTTGGTTCAACACCAACACGTGGTATTTGCCTGCAGCGGGTTTGAACGTAGAGTATGCTCCGGTAAATCCGACACATGCCTGAGATATACCTGCAACTAATGTCAAAAATACGACCACCAAAATCTTTTTCATTCAGCCCTCTTACTTGTGATCTTTAGTGTAGCCACGGTGTTTTACCTGTGTCAGGCTTAAACAAAGGATTATCTGATGCGAACAATCATTTTCTTCGTCATTTTATTATTTATCACCACAACGACTCACGCAGAAACTTGTGCGCGGCTAACTGGTGTATTTCAAATGGCTGAAGGAGCTGTAGTAAAGTTTGAAAGTGATGGTTGCGACAGACTGATTCGTTGGTCTGGCTACACCAGCAAAAAGGGTGAAATAGTCATTTCACCAGAAAAAATGGTGTACCACTTAGATGGGACACCATTATGCACGGGCCGGCGCTGCCAAAGTGCTGTCATTTATGACGGTGGTATCTTATTCAGTTTAAACTATGAGGGTTATGTAAAAACTCCGGATCACGGTCTTTGTATTCACCGCGAGTATAAAATCTCAATCACTAACAACAACAGTCTGCAAACTCATTACGAGGTTCATGATTGTGATGATGGGTTTAGCGGAAAAGTGTTAAAAGTATTCCCTCGCCTTCCCGATCTATAAAATTAAAAAGCCAGGTGCACCGCCCTGGCTTTTTAACCGCTTCTTTCTAATGAGTCGAAAAACCCAAAGTGTGATCGGAACGGACCTCGATGCGAAGAACTTCAGCGCCCGCCTGAACTTCGGCTGCAATTTTAGACAACTGATGTTCGCAGCTTTCCATACTATCTACGGGGCCACTTAATTGTTGTGCTAAAATGTTACCGCGTAAGAAAACCATCAAAGAAATTCTTCCAATTCCTTTATGGCATTTTATATTCAGACTTTGCTGAGGAGCGGTGCCTAGGGTTAAGAATCTGCCTCCGCTGATTCTTGAGGACTCCTTCAACTCAGCTTTACCTGGGCTTACTGGGACTTCAATAACTCCGTCCAACTGCGCCTGAGCCATCCCAGAATATGCCAACACTGCGACCACCAAAAACTGACCAATCAATTTCATTTTATACTCCAGATTATTTTGTTCGCGGAAAGAAATTGCACGGGGCGGGCCAGGTGAGCTCAAATTAAAGCACGGATGGATGACAGGAGTTTCGGTTAGAAACGCAAAAAGGCTTTCCTCGTCAAGTGCATGAACACCGGAATAAAAATGCTTTAACGAATGTGAACGAAGATAAGGTATCAAAATTCCCCAACGCTCGGGGAATTTTGGACTTAGAATGGGACTAGAAACTGTCTTGAGGGCAGCGAGCGCGGCGCAGTTCACTTTCAACTTGTTCAGGGGTCCCAGTTAGTTTGTGGAGCTTATCTGACACCACTTTTCCGCAGGAATTATAAACCACACGGTTCACAACATAGGTGATATTTCCACTCGAGCTTTCTGTCGTCACCATTCCCGAACACGCGACCTTATGGCGAAAACCGCAGAACTTCGCCTCCGCCAATGAAGCCACGAGCAAGGTCGTCGCGATAATCGTAAAAGACGCAAAATGATGTGAAATCCGAGCTGTTTTATTCATAGCAAAATCCTTTTCAAGAAGGATCAAAGCAATTCATATGCCGAGATTTGGAAACACAACTTGCACCGGGCAAAGCGTTATCCGTTCACTATGGCCCCGTGACTTTAGAATTCAACCTTGCGCACAAAATGACAGGTGTATCCGCTTGGATTTTTCTGCAAGTAATCTTGATGCTCGGCTTCAGCTTTCCAAAAGTCTCCTGCTTTACTCACAACAGTCGTCACAGGCTTACCCCAAGCTTTAGATTTGTTAACCCGGTTGATTACTTTGTAAGCAGTTTCTTTTTGTTGTTCGGAGGTATAAAAAATTTCACTGCGGTATTGAGTACCGATGTCATTGCCCTGGCGATTCAAAGTGGTGGGGTCATGGATTTTGAAAAAGAACAGCAGAAGATTTTCATAACTTAGCTTTTTCGGATCGAATTCAACCTTGACTGTTTCAGCGTGATTCGACGTTCCTGTTTTTACAATTCCATAAGTCGCGTTCGGGATTTTTCCTCCCATATAGCCAACTTCCGTAGAGGTAACACCCGGTTCCTTACGAAGTAATTCCTCCATGCCCCAAAAACACCCGCCAGCTAGATAGGCTGTTTCTGCATGGGAAGCGAATCCTACGAATAAGGTCCAGATAAAGATCGCAAGTTTTATTGTTTTCATGCCTCTATATTATCAGAATTCAACAGGACTGTGAACGAGGTTTCAAAAATACTCTGGGTATCACGGACGAGTTCTGTGTAAACTGGCATGGTGTGCATGGAGGCCTCATGAAGTTTTCTACGACCCAGTGGATCGTTTTTCTTGCCGGTGTAATCGGTGTTAACTCTGCTAACGCTGCATCCTTTACCCTCACCAAAGGTAGTGGTTATAAAGTCGAGCCCCTTTATGGTATCGAAACCGTGTACCGTGATTACCCAACTCCACATATGCAAACACGATCGATGTATGGACTTCGAATGAGTCTGGGCGTTGATCTTTTATCTCTGGAAGCCGAGTATACAAAAGCCTCTGATACTGAGGACTACTCCACCGCTCCCGAAAAAGTGAAAACTGATGACGAACGCTTAAAGCTGGGTTTGAGTTCCACTTACAGAGTCGACTTTTTCCACATGACGGGTCGTGCAGGCGCTCAAGCAACAAAATCCGTTCGCGAAACAACTTCAGGCGGAATTGTTACTAAAGATGAACGTCCTATTCAATATAATCCCTATGCCGGTGCTTCTATCGGTGTGAACTTTGGCCCGGCTTCGATTAACTTAAGCTCGACTGTTGTGTTTAGAGATAATGATTGGGAAAAAAGTGATTTTCAAAACACCATCTCCGCAGGAATTGGATTCTAAAAAAAAGCCAGTGTCATCCACTGGCTTTTTTTTTGTCTTATTTAGTCGCCATAAATTTCAAGAAATTGCTATGGTCTGACAGGATCGTCAGATATTTCAACATGATTTCCTGAGGATAATTAGCTGGATCGTTGTACTTAGTTTGAAACTCAACAATCAATTGATACGTTTGTTCATTGTTCAGCGATTTAACTTCCTTTAACAAAGACTGTTCTGCCACGGAATAAGCATTTACGCTCATTTCTTGGTAAGTCCCTTTTAAGAAGCTGTCCGCTTTGCTAGAAGCAAACAATTTATAGTATTTGTACCCTTCAGTGTCAGCCTGACGGAAGTTCAAGTTTTTAGAAGCAATTTCTTTTCTGTAGTGAGAAGGAATTAGTTTTCCAATTTGACCAATCATCACTTCATAAACTTTACGCGCACGACTGTCAGGTTTGTTCGCGTCTTGTCTTTTTTGGAAGTCCAAAGCGATTTTAATCAATGAATCACTTGTCACCACTCGGCATGTTTGATCACCTTGCAACGAAGCCAAGAACACTTCGAAAGTTTCAGTCGCCAAAGCTTTATAGCCCTGATCAGCGGCGCTGTCTGGACGACTTGCATTGTGGCGCTCTGTAAAGAAGTTCAGAAGCGTCAACGTATATTCTGTCGAAGCAACTGACGTTTTTTCCGACTTAATAGAGGCGATAAATTCATTTACAAATTTCGTGAATTCTTTGCTGGCGTATTTTTCCTGCCACGAACCAACGGCACTTGCTTCAGCACGTCCCGCCCAAAGTTGGATGATATCCAATTTTTCTTTTAAGATGGCGTCGTATTTTCTGCTGCAAGAGTTTGAGTTGTCGTCCCCGTTATTACCGTTATTACCATTATTCCCGCCATTTCCGCCGCCATTACGCAGCGCTAACTTCGGCGCTTCAACTTTTGAAATGGCATTAATATCCAAAGAAGCATTTCCACCCATTGCTTCCGCTTGGATCTCAATTCCTAAAATAGATAAATTTGAGCTTGCATTATCGGCTAACAATTCTTTGTCTGAGTCTGCCAACACGACGTTATTAAAGGCCTTCAGCGCAATTCGCTCGTTTTTCTCATTCACAAGTTGAATGCTAATGACTTTAACCTTGCCTGACTTCACCTTTGCCTTGATAGCAGAAAGTGGAATAGGTTTCGCTAAATCCAAACGATAAAGGTCTCCGCCACCTTTACGAGTGATATCGCTAATACGGGCGCTGCCCTCGTACTGTGATTGAGCCGCCCACGTGCGCAGCTCGTCTGCACCTGTTGAGCCTGCGTGCACAAGCGCTGGCGCCTGTAGCACTAAGATGGATGCTATGATTCGTTTTGTCCAAAGAAGTTCCATGTTGATTCCTTTCAGTGTTTGAAAATCAATGTTCTCCGGTTCTCTCGACTTTTGTCTTGAGCAGTGATTTCAATCTTTAAAACGAAAAATCTCGAACAAAGAATGCTTCTGTTGCTTAAAATCAGACACACCCCATGCATTATGTCAGAGGTTTGTTTTATCACACTAAACAGCGTATGATTTTCGCATATGAATCAAAAACATCTGTTCTATTTGTCCGCGATATTTTTGCTACTTTCTAGATGCTGGATCATTACATGGCCAGTGTATTTGTCTGATGTCGGTCTTTACTATGATCTGGCCATGAATGCCCAGTGGAAAGGACTTAGAATTTATCAAGACTTCCCATTTGCCTATCCTTGGCTTACTTGGCTTTTAGTAAAGTGGCCAGCCGTCATAGGACCGCGATTAGAGATGGAAGGATTCAGGTT is a window of Bdellovibrio sp. SKB1291214 DNA encoding:
- a CDS encoding TetR/AcrR family transcriptional regulator, with product MKSAYQRKKQPALVKEEILKATLALAQKKGLAAITVQAVAKLAGITKGGLLHHYPSKQALIKGVFDTLMTEMDQEIDALIEKDPSPFGRFTRAYVELCFDEECLEETSAWPALCVSILVEPRLKKMWRSWMEKRLKQHKSTDSALELEIVRRAADGVWFNHISDTPSTKQYNKKLKTALLRKTYKPGA
- a CDS encoding beta-sandwich domain-containing protein → MELLWTKRIIASILVLQAPALVHAGSTGADELRTWAAQSQYEGSARISDITRKGGGDLYRLDLAKPIPLSAIKAKVKSGKVKVISIQLVNEKNERIALKAFNNVVLADSDKELLADNASSNLSILGIEIQAEAMGGNASLDINAISKVEAPKLALRNGGGNGGNNGNNGNNGDDNSNSCSRKYDAILKEKLDIIQLWAGRAEASAVGSWQEKYASKEFTKFVNEFIASIKSEKTSVASTEYTLTLLNFFTERHNASRPDSAADQGYKALATETFEVFLASLQGDQTCRVVTSDSLIKIALDFQKRQDANKPDSRARKVYEVMIGQIGKLIPSHYRKEIASKNLNFRQADTEGYKYYKLFASSKADSFLKGTYQEMSVNAYSVAEQSLLKEVKSLNNEQTYQLIVEFQTKYNDPANYPQEIMLKYLTILSDHSNFLKFMATK
- the msrA gene encoding peptide-methionine (S)-S-oxide reductase MsrA encodes the protein MKTIKLAIFIWTLFVGFASHAETAYLAGGCFWGMEELLRKEPGVTSTEVGYMGGKIPNATYGIVKTGTSNHAETVKVEFDPKKLSYENLLLFFFKIHDPTTLNRQGNDIGTQYRSEIFYTSEQQKETAYKVINRVNKSKAWGKPVTTVVSKAGDFWKAEAEHQDYLQKNPSGYTCHFVRKVEF
- a CDS encoding MBL fold metallo-hydrolase; this encodes MLKLVLMVVGLVGMGVFMISGCSSFGTLPSKENNESFKTSAHFDAKAETFVNRRPDILKEMRERSMNFATFKEFIFGNGEERTPKKKLPETKPDFVEFVKPSPEMKVAWFGHSTVLLNFDGKMILIDPVLSKSTGPLGFLMKRFQDPVVELNELPPIDVVVISHDHYDHLDTDSIKFFKNKSTKFLVPLGVGAHLKGWGISSDRIQELDWWQTAKLEDITFIATPAQHFSGRGFWNQNKSLWASWVIKSHRHNVFFSGDSGYDIHFKEIGEKLGPFDIAFVESGQYNEKWREVHMLPEESVAAFKDLNAKRYFPIHWGMFTLALHSWREPLEKLTLAAEQNGMTLVTPKIGEVVTINDHYLSTRWWDESTTVQK